A portion of the Faecalibacterium sp. I3-3-89 genome contains these proteins:
- a CDS encoding FMN-binding protein: MKKHLTRNIILMLVLDVVLGIVLALYIASTGTVPAADNAETYTDGTYTASAQGCLSEVGVTVTITGGKVTNVAIDASGETPDLGGKAAEALSASLLAAGSTAGVDAVSGSTMTSDAVFAAMNDCLAQAAQG; this comes from the coding sequence ATGAAAAAACACTTGACCCGCAACATTATCCTCATGCTGGTGCTGGATGTCGTCCTCGGCATCGTGCTGGCCCTCTATATCGCAAGCACCGGCACGGTCCCCGCTGCCGACAATGCCGAGACCTACACCGACGGCACCTATACCGCCAGCGCGCAGGGCTGTCTGAGTGAGGTGGGCGTCACCGTGACCATCACCGGCGGCAAAGTGACCAATGTTGCGATCGATGCTTCCGGCGAGACGCCGGATCTGGGCGGCAAGGCGGCAGAAGCCCTGTCGGCCTCCCTGCTGGCGGCTGGCTCTACGGCGGGCGTGGATGCCGTTTCCGGCAGCACCATGACCAGCGACGCGGTATTTGCGGCAATGAACGATTGCCTTGCACAGGCCGCACAGGGATGA